Proteins co-encoded in one Stenotrophomonas maltophilia genomic window:
- a CDS encoding methyl-accepting chemotaxis protein, whose protein sequence is MKWFQDLPIARKLAVGFTLTTLMTLVLGAFALLRLSEANKQLGEMAGNDIPSVQHLGEARSQLGEFRTYELAQLSMLDQPEKVADYNKRMDDTAKAVHDELAAYAALPALDKERELYRAASAQLDRYFAANKAMREAVTAGDGALAQQISDEQSRPARRDLFAAMKALGTHIAGQMDGKIADANATHRNSMIAIIGCIVLLSLVAAALATVISRAVTGPLGKAVHAIQAVARGDLSVSTQATSKDEAGKMLAATAEMTATLRRFSEQTQLMAQMHAGPDIGHRIPEDFPGVYGQLAAGINTVIFEHLDAIRDAIDVLNQYAIGNLAPDARRLPGSRAILHESMDAAKASLLAINTQIQQLAAAAAAGDFSQRGDAQRFQHDFRLMIEHLNTMMQVADGNLGQLSQLLQSIAAGDLTARMEGQFNGVFARMRDDANTTVAQLTQIVGQIQASASSITLAAGEIASGNSDLSRRTEQQAANLEETAASMEELTSTVRQNAEHARQANQLAIGAHGVASQGGDVVGQVVTTMSAIEASSKKIAEIISVIDGIAFQTNILALNAAVEAARAGEQGRGFAVVASEVRTLAQRSAAAAKEIKGLIDDSVGKVAEGSSLVHQAGSTMGEIVASVQRVTDIMAEISAASQEQSAGIEQVNQTVVQMDETTQQNAALVEEATAAARAMEDQAVQLGEAVARFRLASQGVTAAPARLATAPQPRQVAAALPATKAAPARPLRASAAPALAAEGDWQEF, encoded by the coding sequence ATGAAGTGGTTCCAAGATCTGCCCATCGCCCGCAAGCTGGCCGTGGGGTTCACGCTCACCACGCTGATGACCCTCGTCCTCGGCGCCTTCGCCCTGCTGCGCCTGAGTGAAGCCAACAAGCAGCTCGGCGAGATGGCCGGCAACGATATTCCGTCGGTCCAGCACCTGGGCGAGGCGCGCTCGCAGCTGGGCGAGTTCCGCACCTACGAACTGGCCCAGCTGAGCATGCTCGACCAGCCGGAAAAGGTGGCCGACTACAACAAGCGCATGGACGACACCGCCAAGGCCGTGCATGACGAACTGGCGGCCTACGCGGCGCTGCCGGCGCTGGACAAGGAGCGTGAACTGTATCGTGCCGCCAGCGCGCAACTGGATCGCTACTTCGCCGCCAACAAGGCGATGCGCGAGGCCGTGACCGCCGGTGACGGCGCCCTGGCGCAGCAGATCTCTGACGAGCAGTCACGCCCGGCGCGCCGCGACCTGTTCGCTGCGATGAAGGCACTGGGCACGCACATCGCCGGGCAGATGGACGGCAAGATCGCCGACGCCAACGCCACCCATCGCAACAGCATGATCGCCATCATCGGCTGCATCGTGCTGCTTTCGCTGGTGGCCGCCGCATTGGCCACGGTCATCTCGCGTGCCGTCACCGGTCCGCTGGGCAAGGCCGTGCATGCCATCCAGGCGGTCGCCCGCGGCGACCTGAGCGTCAGCACCCAGGCCACCAGCAAGGACGAAGCCGGCAAGATGCTGGCCGCCACCGCCGAAATGACCGCCACGCTGCGGCGCTTCTCCGAGCAGACCCAGCTGATGGCGCAGATGCATGCCGGCCCGGACATCGGCCACCGCATTCCGGAAGACTTCCCGGGCGTCTATGGCCAGCTGGCCGCCGGCATCAACACCGTGATCTTCGAACACCTCGATGCGATCCGCGATGCCATCGACGTGCTCAACCAGTACGCCATCGGCAATCTCGCCCCGGATGCACGCCGCCTGCCGGGCAGCCGCGCCATCCTGCATGAATCGATGGATGCGGCCAAGGCCAGCCTGCTGGCGATCAACACCCAGATCCAGCAGCTGGCCGCAGCAGCGGCCGCAGGCGACTTCAGCCAGCGCGGTGACGCCCAGCGCTTCCAGCATGATTTCAGGCTGATGATCGAGCATCTCAACACCATGATGCAGGTGGCCGACGGCAACCTCGGCCAGCTCTCGCAGTTGCTGCAGTCCATTGCCGCAGGCGACCTGACCGCGCGCATGGAAGGCCAGTTCAACGGCGTGTTCGCGCGCATGCGTGACGATGCCAACACCACCGTCGCGCAGCTGACCCAGATCGTCGGCCAGATCCAGGCCAGCGCCTCCAGCATCACCCTGGCCGCCGGCGAAATCGCCTCCGGCAACAGCGACCTGTCGCGCCGCACCGAGCAGCAGGCCGCCAACCTGGAAGAGACCGCTGCGTCGATGGAGGAACTGACCTCCACCGTGCGCCAGAACGCCGAACACGCCCGCCAGGCCAACCAGCTCGCCATTGGCGCCCATGGCGTTGCCTCGCAGGGTGGCGATGTGGTCGGCCAGGTGGTCACCACCATGTCGGCCATTGAAGCCTCTTCGAAGAAGATCGCCGAGATCATCAGCGTCATCGACGGCATTGCCTTCCAGACCAACATCCTGGCGCTGAACGCCGCCGTGGAAGCTGCCCGTGCCGGTGAACAGGGCCGTGGCTTTGCCGTGGTTGCCAGCGAAGTGCGCACCCTCGCCCAGCGCTCGGCCGCCGCTGCCAAGGAGATCAAGGGCCTGATCGACGATTCGGTCGGCAAGGTCGCCGAGGGCTCCAGCCTGGTCCATCAGGCCGGCAGCACCATGGGCGAGATCGTTGCCTCGGTGCAGCGCGTGACCGACATCATGGCCGAGATCTCCGCCGCTTCGCAGGAACAGAGCGCCGGCATCGAGCAGGTCAACCAGACCGTGGTGCAGATGGACGAAACCACCCAGCAGAACGCTGCGCTGGTGGAGGAAGCCACCGCTGCGGCGCGCGCGATGGAAGACCAGGCCGTGCAGCTGGGTGAAGCCGTGGCACGCTTCCGGCTGGCATCGCAGGGCGTCACCGCGGCACCGGCACGACTGGCCACCGCACCGCAGCCGCGCCAGGTGGCCGCCGCCCTGCCCGCCACCAAGGCAGCACCGGCACGCCCGCTGCGCGCATCAGCGGCACCGGCACTGGCGGCCGAGGGCGACTGGCAGGAGTTCTGA
- a CDS encoding flagellar brake protein encodes MSDGNDTAVHEVLAADAADERFLVRNPRQLRQLLRSLIDQRSLINAHIDGRDRSFPTALLDLDEDEDVLLLDGSPQEASNRAAEQSDHLLCFAQLERVLVRFRLHQLQRVDNDGHVAFRAPLPDELVHLQRRELYRLETPVTDSPQLLLPPGEARAEALSMRVVDISGGGLAVVVPNDCAVFGLQKRYPARLSLPDGPDLDIELVVCNLLPQRQPNGIEVKRVGMRFDSLPRGADSAIQRYIFRIDRQRKARRNGEL; translated from the coding sequence ATGTCCGACGGCAACGACACTGCAGTGCATGAAGTCCTTGCGGCCGACGCCGCTGACGAACGATTCCTGGTTCGCAATCCGCGTCAGCTGCGCCAGCTGCTGCGCTCGCTGATCGACCAGCGTTCGCTGATCAACGCGCATATTGACGGCCGCGACCGCTCGTTTCCTACCGCATTGCTCGATCTGGACGAGGATGAGGACGTTCTGCTGCTCGATGGCAGCCCGCAGGAAGCGTCCAACCGCGCGGCCGAACAGTCCGACCACCTGTTGTGCTTCGCCCAGCTGGAACGCGTGCTGGTCCGGTTCCGCCTGCACCAGCTGCAGCGTGTGGACAACGATGGCCACGTCGCCTTCCGTGCCCCGCTGCCGGACGAACTGGTGCACCTGCAACGCCGCGAGCTGTACCGGCTGGAGACCCCGGTGACCGACTCGCCGCAGCTGCTGCTGCCGCCTGGCGAGGCCCGCGCCGAAGCCCTGTCGATGCGCGTGGTGGACATCAGTGGCGGCGGTCTGGCGGTGGTCGTGCCCAATGACTGCGCGGTGTTCGGCCTGCAGAAGCGTTACCCGGCCCGGCTTTCGCTGCCTGACGGTCCGGATCTGGACATCGAGCTGGTGGTCTGCAACCTGTTGCCACAGCGCCAGCCCAATGGCATCGAGGTCAAACGCGTGGGCATGCGCTTTGACAGCCTGCCACGCGGCGCGGACAGCGCCATCCAGCGCTACATCTTCCGCATCGACCGCCAGCGCAAGGCACGCCGCAACGGCGAGCTCTGA
- a CDS encoding chemotaxis protein CheW, protein MNDKTSSTASAGGEFLSFTLGAEHYGVDILKVQEIRGYDAVTRVPDAPDYIKGVINLRGTIVPVIDLRLKLRLDDARYDAFTVMIVLNVEDRVVGIVVDSVSDVIPLSAEQIRPTPEFGAAVDTRFISGIGTHDDRMLILLDIETLLDSADMGQPSAAEDVAA, encoded by the coding sequence ATGAACGACAAGACCAGCTCCACCGCCAGCGCCGGTGGCGAATTCCTCAGCTTCACCCTCGGTGCCGAGCACTACGGCGTGGATATCCTCAAGGTGCAGGAAATCCGCGGCTACGATGCGGTGACCCGTGTGCCGGACGCACCGGACTACATCAAGGGCGTGATCAACCTGCGCGGCACCATCGTGCCGGTCATCGACCTGCGCCTGAAGCTGCGCCTGGACGATGCGCGCTACGACGCCTTCACCGTGATGATCGTGCTGAACGTGGAAGACCGCGTGGTCGGCATCGTCGTGGACAGCGTCTCCGACGTGATCCCGCTGTCGGCCGAGCAGATCCGTCCGACCCCGGAGTTCGGCGCCGCGGTCGATACCCGCTTCATTTCCGGCATCGGCACCCATGACGACCGCATGCTGATCCTGCTGGACATCGAGACCCTGCTCGACAGCGCCGACATGGGCCAGCCCAGCGCCGCGGAAGACGTCGCCGCCTGA